The DNA sequence TGTAAGCCCTCATCACCCCGGGTCACTGTGGACTGTAGGCCCTCATCACGCCGGGTCACTGTGGACTGTAGGCCCTCATCACCCCGGGTCACTGTGGACTGTAGGCCCTCATCACCCCGGGTCACTGTGGACTGTAGGCCCTCATCACCCCGGGTCACTGTGGACTGTAGGCCCTCATCACGCCCTCACTGTGGACTGTAGGCCCTCATCACGCCCTCACTGTGGACTGTAGGCCCTCATCACCCCGGGTCACTGTGGACTGTAGGCCCTCATCACCCCGGGTCACTGTGGACTGTAGGCCCTCATCACCCCGGGTCACTGTGGACTGTAGGCCCTCACCCCGGGTCACTGTGGACTGTAGGCCCTCATCACGCCCTCACTGTGGACTGTAGGCCCTCATCACGCCCTCACTGTGGACTGTAGGCCCTCATCACGCCCTCACTGTGGACTGTAGGCCCTCATCACGCCCTCACTGTGGACTGTAGGCCCTCATCACGCCCTCACTGTGGACTGTAGGCCCTCATCACGCCCCAAATACACTAAGCGTGCTCCGGCTTGGGGGTTAACAGTGTCACACGTGCATGAAATTGACTGCATGCTATAAAGCACGTACAATGCCGAGTCAGGTCCCCAGACATTTGACATTTGATTTCAAATGGACGGCTAAGATTAGCTGAAATGCTAATGAGGTCCTCTCTCAGAAAGCTTGGCTATGAATGATCTCAAGTTTACGACTGATAGTGACACAAGGCGGCGTGAACAGGACGGATTGCAGACACAAACAACAAGTTCAAGGCAAGGTCATTGGAGGCAAGGTCAAGGCTGTGTCAAGTGAGGTCAAGGCAGAGTTAGCAGCAAGAGAAGTTGGTGTCGTACACACGCTCAAAACACAGCGGACTGTTTCTGGTGAGGAACATTACAGTGTCAGCTAAAATAGTTATATTAATGacaaaagaaggaaagcgtATGGTTCTGAACAGAAAAGCATCAATCGCGATATGATCGTAGCACACGAGTGTAAACCGCAATGGTTAGAAACAGTAAGATACAAGCCGCGAAGGTtccagttttgtgtgtgacaaagttacaGCCCTGTGACAAGGTAACAGTGTTAGTGAGTTGAATTGAATTGCCAGCAGAGAAGACTTCTTGTCCACTGTACTTCACACATTAGCTAATTGGCAATTTATATATTGACAGGTACATGTATATGATTTTGCAAGTCAGTATATATAACCCTTCATTGTTTGTGTCGAAGCAAGTGTTGACAGTGTGCTTGCCTTTGTACCATAAACCATCACATGGCGTGATCGTGATCAGAAATAAATCTACACGACTCTAGCTGCACAAGAGGTTCCCTTTGTACCATAAACCATCACATGGCGTGATCGTGATCAGAAACAAATCTACACGACTCTAGCTGCACAAGAGGTTCCCTTTGTACCATAAACCATCACATGGCGTGATCGTGATCAGAAACAAATCTACACGACTCTAGCTGCACAAGAGGTTCCCTTTGTACCATAAACCATCACATGGCGTGATCGTGATCAGAAATAAATCTACACGACTCTAGCTGCACAAGAGGTTCCCTTTGCAGGTGTTAATAGAAACCTATAAGTCTGGACGCACACACGGCTAATTAACTGTTTGACCGTAGTGAGCTCGTCGTCAGTCTATCCTCCTCCCCCGGGCATACTGCAGGGAGTTTGCCgccatggagaaagagagagagagagagagagagagagagagagagagagagagagagagagagagagagagagagagagagagagagagagagagagagagagaaagagtgtgtttgtttgtttgtttgcttaacgcccagccgaccacgaagggccatatcagggcggtagagagagagagagagagagagagagagagagagagagagagagacagagagagccagacagagagagacagagagagagagagacagacagagagagacagagagagagagagagagagagagacagagagagagagagagagagagagagagagagagagagcccagccgaccacgaagggccatatcagggcggtagagagagagagagagagagagagagaaagagagagagagagagagagagagagagagagagagagcacgaagggccatatcagggcggtagagagagagagagaccacgaAGGGCCTTATCAGGGcggtagagagagggagagagagggagagagagagagagagagagagagagagagagagagagagagagagagagagagagagagagagagagagagagaacgaacgaacgaacgaaccaactttatttttcgagggtaatggagtagatacagcaaagatcttttttcatccagccctcgcccaagagggaattaactaagcagtgcataatattaaagcagaagaagaagcaaagcaaaaacataaaaacatggttattaaatcagacaaagagagaaaaaaaaaatgttcatagcatacatgccaacatggtcattggtaatggtatacattaaaacacacactttgacacacacggtcacatgcacacagacacacacagacatacatgcacatacagacatacatgcacatacagtcacacacgcacacagacacacgcacacacacatacacacacacacacacacacacacacacacacacacacacacacacacacacacacatgtacacataatcataatgtatgtgcaaaatccatgaagagaacaacgtaaacagagagagagagaaaaaaaagaaaaaaaaaaacttaactgaaatgaaatgattatactagtagatcttcatgtacttatcaaacagcagtacctgatcgaggcattaagtgccacacgacgatgaaagcatatacaaaaaagtatgtcttctaaaactggcaacagaaagtggctgtctgagagagactggtaaaccattccacagaaatggacctgaatatgccagactagttttatacaagtcaattctagggaggggaacatttagtttcttcgtgcggcttgatgaagtctcagttaataatattcttttagttaaatagtctggtacacgtccaagaactattttatgcataaaccttgccttgttaaacgctagtctggatgaaagtggaagaatttcagcttttttgtagtcatgattagagagggtgctgtttttcagcagaacaacttttactccgcgtctgtgcaaagattttaggggtcttaaagctgcatcacttgcagaatcccaaagggttgatgcatagtctattccagactgcacatgcgcttgaaaaaatgttctgcgcgcatcaaaatttagaaaatgagagagagagagagagagagagagagagagagagagagagagagagagagagagagagagagagagagagagagagaggccagccgaccacgaagggccatatcagggcggtagagagagagagagagagagagagagagagagagagagagagagagagagagagagagagagagagagagagagagagagagagagagaggccagccgaccacgaagggccgtaTCAGggcggtagagagagagggagagagagagagagagagagagagagagagagagagagagagatagagagagagagaggccagccgaccacgaagggccgtaTCAGggcggtagagagagagggagagagagagagagagagagagagagagagagagagagagagagagagagagagagaaagagagagagagagagagagagagagagagagagagagagagagagagagagagagagagagaggccagccgaccacgaagggccatatcagggcggtagagagaaagagaggggtgggggaaaTAAGACAAGATAAGATAAAGTTTGCTCAATGTTGaatctgggaaataaatcttaCATCGAACTTTTTATTCAAATCCACGACGACGGTGACAAGATTTTTATTCAGCGCAAGCGCACTGTCGCCTCAAAACGTACACACGTACAACAGAACAGTTTGCTTGGCACTGTTGAGAAATGACTTCACGCGCATTATGACGTCTTGCACCTCCAGTTCTATCATGCAAGAGTAAAAGCAAAGTTCTGGACAAGGCATCAACGCGAAACACATACAGGACAACGCTCATCACACCCACAGACAGGACATCACTCATCACACCCACAGACAGGACAACACTCATCACACCAACAAACAGGACAACGCTCATCACACCCACAGACAGGACAACACTCATCACACCCACAGACAGGACAACGTTCATCACACCCACAGACAGGACAACGTTCATCACACCCACAGACAGGACAACACTCATCACACCCACAGACAGGACATCACTCATCACACCCACAGACAGGACAACACTCATCACACCCACAGACAGGACATCACTCATCACACCCACAGACAGGACAACGATCATCACACCCACAGACAGGACATCACTCATCACACCCACAGACAGGACAACACTCATCACACCCACAGACAGGACAACGTTCATCACACCCACAGACAGGACAACACTCATCACACCCACAGACAGGACAACACTCATCACACCCACAGACAGGACAACACTCATCACACCCACAGACAGGACAACACTCatcacacccacagacagaACAACGCTCATCACACCCACAGACAGGACAACGCTCATCACACCCACAGACAGGACAACACTCATCACACCCACAAACAGGACAACGCTCATCACACCCACAGACAGGACATCACTCATCACACCCACAGACAGGACAACACTCATCACACCCACAGACAGGACAACACTCATCACACCCACAGACAGGACAAcgatcatcacacacacagacaggacaacGCTCATCACACCCACAGACAGGACAACGCTCATCACACCCACAGACAGGACAACACTCATCACACCCACAGACAGGACAACGTTCATCACACCCACAGACAGGACACCACTCATCACACCCACAGACAGGACAACGCTCATCACACCCACATACAGGACAACACTCATCACACCCACAGACAGGACAACACTCATCACACCCACAGACAGGACAACACTCATCACACCCACAGACAGGACAACACTCATCACACCCACATACAGGACAACGATCGTCACACCCACAGACAGGACAACACTCATCACACCCACAGACAGGACAACGATCATCACAACCACAGACAGGACAACGCTCATCACACCCACAGACAGGACAACACTCATCACACCCACAGACAGGACAATGATCATCACAACCACAGACAGGACAACGCTCATCACACCCACAGACAGGACAACGTTCATCACACCCACAGACAGGACAACACTCATCACACCCACAGACAGGACAACACTCATCACACCCACAGACAGGACAACGATCATCACACCCACAGACAGGACAACACTCATCACACCCACAGACAGGACAACGTTCATCACACCCACAGACAGGACAACACTCATCACACCCACAGACAGGACAACACTCATCACACCCACAGACAGGACACCACTCATCACACCCACAGACAGGACAACACTCATCACACCCACAGACAGGACAACACTCATCACACCCACAGACAGGACAACACTCATCACACCCACAGACAGGACAACACTCATCACACCCACAGACAGGACAACACTCATCACACCCACAGACAGGACAACGTTCATCACACCCACAGACAGGACAACGTTCATCACACCCACAGACAGGACAACACTCATCACACCCACAGACAGGACAACGTTCATCACACCCACAGACAGGACAACGTTCATCACACCCACAGACAGGACAACACTCATCACACCCACAGACAGGACAACGCTCATCACACCCACAGACAGGACAACACTCATCACACCCACAGACAGGACAACACTCATCACACCCACAGACAGGACAACACTCATCACACCCACAGACAGGACAACGTTCATCACACCCACAGACAGGACAACACTCATCACACCCACATACAGGACAACACTCATCACACCCACAGACAGGACAACGTTCATCACACCCACATACAGGACAACACTCATCACACCCACAGACAGGACAACACTCATCACACCCACAGACAGGACAACGATCATCACACCCACAGACAGGACAACACTCATCACACCCACAGACAGGACAACACTCATCACACCCACATACAGGACAACACTCATCACACCCACAAACAGGACAACACTCATCACACCCACAGACAGGACAACGATCATCACACCCACAGACAGGACAACGTTCATCACACCCACAGACAGGACAACACTCATCACACCCACAGACAGGACAACACTCATCACACCCACAGACAGGACAACACTCATCACACCCACAGACAGGACAACGTTCATCACACCCACATACAGGACAACACTCATCACACCCACAAACAGGACAACACTCATCACACCCACAGACAGGACAACGATCATCACACCCACAGACAGGACAACGTTCATCACACCCACAGACAGGACAACACTCATCACACCCACAGACAGGACAACACTCATCACACCCACAGACAGGACAACACTCATCACACCCACAGACAGGACAACACTCATCACACCCACAGACAGGACAACGTTCATCACACCCACAGACAGGACAACGCTCATCACACCCACAGACAGGACAACACTCATCACACCCACATACAGGACATCACTCATCACACCCACAGACAGGACAACACTCATCACACCCACAGACAGGACAACACTCATCACACCCACAGACAGGACAACACTCATCACACCCACAGACAGGACAACACTCATCACACCCACAGACAGGACAACGCTCATCACACCCACAGACAGGACAACACTCATCACACCCACAGACAGGACAACactcatcacacacacagacaggacaacaCTCATCACACCCACAGACAGGACATCACTCATCACAACCACATACAGGACAACGATCGTCACACCCACAGACAGGACAACACTCATCACACCCACAGCCAGTGGCCAGTGAGACACAAGGGGGCAAGACAGTTGGTGACACACGTATTCAATGCCAAGGTAGAGACGGCAACTAAAGAAGTTAGAAGAGCCTGACAGAAATAATGAAGAAAACATAATTACCAGATGTGCTTACACTGGAAACATTGGAACGGAAGCGTtgacacacacattaacacccccccccccgcgacacacacgcacacgaaaccccccccccccacacacacacaaacaatccccccccacacaaacacacacacacacaaaatccgacccgcaacacacacacacacacacacacacacacaaacacacacacacacacacacacacacaagtcatacacacgcacacacacacacaaacacacacacacacaca is a window from the Littorina saxatilis isolate snail1 linkage group LG10, US_GU_Lsax_2.0, whole genome shotgun sequence genome containing:
- the LOC138979095 gene encoding uncharacterized protein, which produces MWRPSSPRVTVDCKPSSPRVTVDCRPSSPRVTVDCRPSSRRVTVDCRPSSPRVTVDCRPSSPRVTVDCRPSSPRVTVDCRPSSPRVTVDCPHHALTVDCRPSSPRVTVDCRPSSPRVTVDCPHHARVTVDCRPSSPRVTVDCRPSSPRVTVDCRPSSPRVTVDCRPSSPRVTVDCRPSSPRVTVDCRPSSPRVTVDCRPSSPRVTVDCPHHALTVDCKPSSPRVTVDCRPSSRRVTVDCRPSSPRVTVDCRPSSRRVTVDCRPSSPRVTVDCRPSSRRVTVDCRPSSPRVTVDCPHHALTVDCRPSSPRVTVDCRPSSPRVTVDCPHHALTVDCRPSSRRVTVDCRPSSPRVTVDCRPSSPRVTVDCPHHALTVDCRPSSPRVTVDCKPSSPRVTVDCRPSSPRVTVDCRPSSPRVTVDCRPSSPRVTVDCRPSSRRVTVDCRPSSPRVTVDCRPSSPRVTVDCKPSSPRVTVDCKPSSPRVTVDCRPSSPRVTVDCKPSSPRVTVDCRPSSPRVTVDCKPSSPRVTVDCRPSSRRVTVDCRPSSPRVTVDCRPSSPRVTVDCRPSSPRVTVDLTQGGVNRTDCRHKQQVQGKVIGGKVKAVSSEVKAELAAREVGVVHTLKTQRTVSVLSCKSKSKVLDKASTRNTYRTTLITPTDRTSLITPTDRTTLITPTNRTTLITPTDRTTLITPTDRTTFITPTDRTTFITPTDRTTLITPTDRTSLITPTDRTTLITPTDRTSLITPTDRTTIITPTDRTSLITPTDRTTLITPTDRTTFITPTDRTTLITPTDRTTLITPTDRTTLITPTDRTTLITPTDRTTLITPTDRTTLITPTDRTTLITPTNRTTLITPTDRTSLITPTDRTTLITPTDRTTLITPTDRTTIITHTDRTTLITPTDRTTLITPTDRTTLITPTDRTTFITPTDRTPLITPTDRTTLITPTYRTTLITPTDRTTLITPTDRTTLITPTDRTTLITPTYRTTIVTPTDRTTLITPTDRTTIITTTDRTTLITPTDRTTLITPTDRTMIITTTDRTTLITPTDRTTFITPTDRTTLITPTDRTTLITPTDRTTIITPTDRTTLITPTDRTTFITPTDRTTLITPTDRTTLITPTDRTPLITPTDRTTLITPTDRTTLITPTDRTTLITPTDRTTLITPTDRTTLITPTDRTTFITPTDRTTFITPTDRTTLITPTDRTTFITPTDRTTFITPTDRTTLITPTDRTTLITPTDRTTLITPTDRTTLITPTDRTTLITPTDRTTFITPTDRTTLITPTYRTTLITPTDRTTFITPTYRTTLITPTDRTTLITPTDRTTIITPTDRTTLITPTDRTTLITPTYRTTLITPTNRTTLITPTDRTTIITPTDRTTFITPTDRTTLITPTDRTTLITPTDRTTLITPTDRTTFITPTYRTTLITPTNRTTLITPTDRTTIITPTDRTTFITPTDRTTLITPTDRTTLITPTDRTTLITPTDRTTLITPTDRTTFITPTDRTTLITPTDRTTLITPTYRTSLITPTDRTTLITPTDRTTLITPTDRTTLITPTDRTTLITPTDRTTLITPTDRTTLITPTDRTTLITHTDRTTLITPTDRTSLITTTYRTTIVTPTDRTTLITPTASGQ